CAAGTTGGCTCGGGCGACCGCAGTGAGCGCATTCGGACGTATAATTTCCCGCAAAGCCGTGTGACCGACCACCGGATTAACTTGACGCTGTATAAAATTGACGCCATTATGAACGGCGAGTTAAACGAAGTGGTTGACGCGCTGACAACGGCGGACCAGGCGGAGAAGTTGAAGGGGGAGGAGTAGATGAAATCAATTGAAACACCACGATTGATTTTGAGGAAATTTCGACATGATGACTTTGATGCTGTGCATAGTTATGCGGGCAATGATGAGAATTTTAACTACATGCCATACCCAACGAACACTGAGCAAGTAACCCGTGAGAAAATCGCTGAATTTATTGCCAAAGCGGAAGTAAACCCTATAAAAAATTATAATTGGGCTGTTACATTAAGAGATGGCGGACAGCTTATTGGCGGGTGCGGGCTTGATATTAACGACAATTATGGTAGCGTGGGTTGGTTGCTGCACCGCAATTACTGGCGGCAAGGTTACGGTACGGAAATAGGGCGGGCATTGCTGAAATTTGGCTTTGAGTCATTGAATTTGCATCGAATTATAGCCGAATGCTATGCCGAAAATATTGGCTCATGGGGCATTATGGAGAAAATCGGAATGCGCCGTGAGGGGCATTTCTTAGACGCTTTTCCCGCGCACAAAAAGTCGGATAGTGAGTACGATGACGCGTTTTTGTATGCGATGTTAAGGCGGGAGTGGGAGACTCAAACTGAAATTGCTCGCTATGCTCTGTTGCCTATTACATTTGACGGCTTTGTCGACTTGCCCGAACTGCGTGACGGCGAATTGTATTTTGTTTGCATAAAGAAAACGCCGTATCAGCCCGAACGGAATTGGATGCCGAATTACAGCTTCATCATTTGCAAGGGCGGCGAGAAAATCGGTGACGCGCGCTTGACCATCGGCTTTACCGAGGGGCTGTACTACGGCGGGCAAATTGGCTATAATATCGATGAACCACACCGAGGCAACGGCTATGCTGCACGGGCTTGCCGCTTGTTGGCGCCTATTGCTAAGGCGCATGATATGACTAAATTGTTGATTTCAAACCGCCATGACAACCGAAGTTCCATACGCGTTTGTGAAAAATTGGGCGCAAAGCTGGTTCGCACAGTGGCATTGCCGGGATGGCATGATTTGTACAAAGATAATGGCTATCGCACGGTTAATATTTTTGAATGGGATTTGGAGGCGTGAATTAAGAATGGGCTATACGATAGAAAAGCTCGCCCCGGACAACTATTACAAGTGTGGCAATATTTGGGATATGAACAAGAACCCCAAAAGGACAAAAAAGTGGCATGACGAACTTATATCCGGCAATAGAATCACCTTTGTGTATGTGGAAAATGACGAATATATAGGCGAAGGCTCACTCGTTCTAGTCAGCGGAGATTTAGGATGCACCATTGAAAATGAACGTATTTATCTTTCGAGAATGGTGGTTAAGCCGGAATACCGCAATCGCGGTATCGGGGGCGTGTTGCTTGATTATTTAACCGAGTACGCTAAGAGTCTAGGCTACAAAGAAATGTCTTTGGGCGTGGACATAGACAGTATCGGAGCCAGATGGCTGTATGAGAAAAAAGGCTTTACAAGCATTTTCCGTATGGGCGAAGATGAGGGCGGCAAGTTTGTAAAATTACTAAAAACGCTTTGAATCTTAGGAGGACACACCATGACAACCAAAGAACGCTTTACGCGCATAATCAACCGCCAAGACGTTGACCGTATACCCATTAAGGATTGGCCGTGGCCGGGCACAGTGCAGCGTTGGGAGCAAGAGGGCTTGCCTGCGGGGATGGATTACCGCGATTATTTCGGCATCGACAAAGTGCAGGAATTATGGGTTGATATTTCGCCGCGCTATGAGGTGGAAGTCATTGAAAAAACAGACGAATACACAATTTGCACTAATGCCTGGGGCGCGACGTATAAAGATTTTGGCGGCGGTGAGTCTACGCCGGAATTCTTGGACTTCAAAGTGAAGGATTCTAAAATTTGGCAAGAAACAAAAGCGCGTATGACCGTCGACCCGTCGCGCATTGATTGGGCGGCGTTGGAAGACAATCACGCCAAATGGGTTGCCAATGGCGATTGGATTGAAGCTGTTTTTTGGTTTGGTTTTGACGTGGCGCATTCGTGGATGAGCGGCACAGAAACCATTTTGATGGCGATGATTGAAGAGCCGGAATGGGTTGAAGATATTATTAACACATATTTAGACAAGTGTATTGCGCATTACGACATGATGTGGGACAAGGGCTATCGCTTTGACTCCATCCACTGGCCCGATGATATGGGTTATAAAGGCACAACGCTGTTTTCGCCCGAAATTTATCGGCAGATTATCAAACCGGCGCATAAACGCGCCGTTGATTGGGCGCACAATAAAGGCATTGTTGCACGGCTGCATTCTTGCGGTAACATTACAAAATTGCTGCCCGACATTGTTGACACCGGTGTCGATATACTCAATCCGTTAGAAGTTAAGGCCGGCATGGACGCACTGGCCGTTAAAGCCGAGTACGGCGATAAACTTACGTTGCACGGTGGGCTTGATATTAAACTGTGGACGAACCCCGAAGCTGTGGTTGCCGAGATTGAACGCCTTGTGCCGAAACTGAAAGAGGGCGGGGGGTATATCTTTGCGAGTGACCATTCGATTCCCAGCAGTGTGAGTTTGGAAAACATGCGTGTGGTGGTGGAGGCGGCAAAACGTGTGGGAACGTATTGAGTAAATAAGAATGCAGAAATAAGGAATGGGCGTTATGAAACATATTGCAACGATTACGGATAAGGATATCATCGGCGTTGACGGCTTATCTACTGCGCCGCCGCGTATTTGTGTGCGTGCGGTGTTATTTGATCGAGATGGCAATATTGCACTGTGGCATATAAAAAAATGGGAAGTTTATATGTTGCCGGGCGGCGGGGTCGAAGATGGTGAGGATTTTTATACGGCATTGAAACGTGAAATGCTGGAAGAGTGCGGCTGCGATTGTGAGATTATCGCTGAACTCGGGCGAGTTGATGAGAACAGTAATTGCGCCGAACCTAGCGTTGTTGCTGAAAACTATTGCTATATCGCGAGAGTAGTCGGCGAAAAGAGTGAGTTGAGCTTGTGTGATTATGAAATCGCCGACGGAAGTGAACCATTGTGGTTGCCGTTGCCACAGGCATTTGAACTCGCTTCACAGCAGCAATTCAGCAACCAACGACCTGTTGATGGGCGTTGGTGGACAAAAGCGGTAACGGTTACGATACTAAAAGAAGCGTTGGCATGGACACAGGAGAATGCGCTATGACTATCGGCCTCACAGGTCCAATCGGTAGCGGTAAATCGCAAGTCGCGGCAATTTGGCGGAAATGCGGGTTGCACGTTATTGATTGCGATGTGGTGTATCGTGAATTGCTGACAGCATCAAAAGTATTGCAACGCGCCGTGTTGGGCGAATTTCCGTCCGTTGACGATAGCGGCAAAATCAATCGGGCAAAGTTGGCGGAAATTGTATTCAACAACGCCGACGCGCTTGCAAGGCTGGAAGCTGTTACACATCTGCATATTGCCGAAGAAGTGGCGAAAAAGATTGCAGATATTGATGGCGATGTCGTAATTGAGGCGATTGCGCTACTGAAAAGTGATATTGTGCGGCATTGCGATTGCATTGTAAGTGTCACTGCGCCGCCGGCATTGCGCATACAACGTGTCGTTGCGCGGGATAATTTGACGGTAGAGCAAGTGCAAGCGCGGATTAACGCTCAGCCCGATGATGTGTATTATCGAGAAGAGTCGGATTATTGTATTGAAAACGATGGCACAGAGCTTGAATTGCGCAAGAATGCGTTGAAAATATTAGAATATTGTAGGAGCGCACAGCCCGCCAATAATAAATAATCAATGGGCGGACACTGTGCGCCCCTATAAAGAAGGAGAAAAAATTATGGAAAAAAAAGACCAACGCCATGAGGCATTGTTGCGGAGT
This window of the Oscillospiraceae bacterium genome carries:
- a CDS encoding GNAT family N-acetyltransferase; the encoded protein is MKSIETPRLILRKFRHDDFDAVHSYAGNDENFNYMPYPTNTEQVTREKIAEFIAKAEVNPIKNYNWAVTLRDGGQLIGGCGLDINDNYGSVGWLLHRNYWRQGYGTEIGRALLKFGFESLNLHRIIAECYAENIGSWGIMEKIGMRREGHFLDAFPAHKKSDSEYDDAFLYAMLRREWETQTEIARYALLPITFDGFVDLPELRDGELYFVCIKKTPYQPERNWMPNYSFIICKGGEKIGDARLTIGFTEGLYYGGQIGYNIDEPHRGNGYAARACRLLAPIAKAHDMTKLLISNRHDNRSSIRVCEKLGAKLVRTVALPGWHDLYKDNGYRTVNIFEWDLEA
- a CDS encoding GNAT family N-acetyltransferase; translated protein: MGYTIEKLAPDNYYKCGNIWDMNKNPKRTKKWHDELISGNRITFVYVENDEYIGEGSLVLVSGDLGCTIENERIYLSRMVVKPEYRNRGIGGVLLDYLTEYAKSLGYKEMSLGVDIDSIGARWLYEKKGFTSIFRMGEDEGGKFVKLLKTL
- a CDS encoding NUDIX domain-containing protein gives rise to the protein MKHIATITDKDIIGVDGLSTAPPRICVRAVLFDRDGNIALWHIKKWEVYMLPGGGVEDGEDFYTALKREMLEECGCDCEIIAELGRVDENSNCAEPSVVAENYCYIARVVGEKSELSLCDYEIADGSEPLWLPLPQAFELASQQQFSNQRPVDGRWWTKAVTVTILKEALAWTQENAL
- the coaE gene encoding dephospho-CoA kinase (Dephospho-CoA kinase (CoaE) performs the final step in coenzyme A biosynthesis.), with the protein product MTIGLTGPIGSGKSQVAAIWRKCGLHVIDCDVVYRELLTASKVLQRAVLGEFPSVDDSGKINRAKLAEIVFNNADALARLEAVTHLHIAEEVAKKIADIDGDVVIEAIALLKSDIVRHCDCIVSVTAPPALRIQRVVARDNLTVEQVQARINAQPDDVYYREESDYCIENDGTELELRKNALKILEYCRSAQPANNK